The following proteins come from a genomic window of Streptomyces sp. Sge12:
- a CDS encoding acyl-CoA dehydrogenase family protein — MRFLPTDEQSDFARTLRSLLGSAQVPATVRAWADGDAGPGRALWSRIAGTGLFALAVPEAHEGVGLLPLELSLGFVELGRAGVAGPVVESAAASVLLSELADEALAKRFLPGLAQGETSATLTLPGGSPYALDADAATYCFTVSPAGELRLTGGGGASGTSGAGGAGATGAAGEPVRSTDPARRLSLPPAGGELLAAGPEVVRAAEVAGRWARLLTAAQCLGVGEALLERTVQYAKQRTQFGAPIGSFQAVKHRLADTLLGIEFARPLVWAAALSPAPGEVAAAKLSAGEASYRAAMTALQLHGAVGYTEELDLSLWLRKARPLRDAWGTPSACRAEVLRSVTPPRR; from the coding sequence ATGCGTTTCCTGCCGACGGACGAGCAGTCGGACTTCGCCCGTACGCTGCGGTCCCTGCTGGGCTCCGCCCAGGTGCCGGCGACGGTACGGGCCTGGGCGGACGGCGACGCCGGGCCCGGGCGGGCGCTGTGGTCCCGGATCGCGGGGACCGGACTGTTCGCGCTGGCCGTGCCGGAGGCCCACGAGGGGGTGGGCCTGCTCCCGCTGGAGCTGTCCCTCGGCTTCGTGGAGCTGGGCCGGGCCGGGGTGGCGGGGCCGGTGGTGGAGAGCGCCGCCGCATCGGTGCTGCTGTCGGAGCTGGCGGACGAGGCGCTGGCCAAGCGGTTCCTGCCGGGGCTGGCGCAGGGCGAGACCTCGGCCACGCTGACGCTGCCGGGCGGGAGCCCGTACGCGCTGGACGCGGACGCGGCGACGTACTGCTTCACGGTGTCGCCGGCGGGCGAACTACGGCTGACGGGCGGCGGCGGCGCAAGCGGAACGAGCGGAGCGGGCGGCGCGGGCGCAACGGGCGCCGCTGGCGAGCCGGTCCGGTCGACGGACCCGGCGCGCCGGCTCTCCCTCCCGCCCGCCGGGGGCGAACTGCTGGCGGCGGGACCGGAGGTGGTGCGGGCGGCGGAGGTGGCCGGACGCTGGGCCCGGCTGCTGACGGCCGCCCAGTGCCTGGGCGTCGGCGAGGCGCTGCTGGAGCGGACGGTTCAGTACGCGAAGCAGCGCACCCAGTTCGGCGCGCCGATCGGGTCGTTCCAGGCGGTCAAGCACCGGCTGGCGGACACCCTGCTCGGGATCGAGTTCGCCCGCCCCCTGGTGTGGGCGGCGGCCCTGTCCCCGGCCCCGGGCGAGGTGGCTGCGGCGAAGCTGTCGGCGGGCGAGGCGTCCTACCGGGCGGCGATGACGGCGCTCCAGCTCCACGGCGCGGTCGGCTACACCGAGGAGCTGGACCTGTCCCTGTGGCTGCGCAAGGCCCGCCCGCTGCGGGACGCCTGGGGAACGCCGTCGGCCTGCCGGGCCGAGGTGCTGCGGTCCGTCACACCACCGCGACGCTGA
- a CDS encoding acyl-CoA dehydrogenase family protein — protein sequence MELTHTADVEAFRAEARDWLRAHVPARPLPSLETAEGFAAHREWEAVLHAERWSVVSWPEEYGGRGVDIVKWLVFEEEYWAAGAPGRVSQNGINLLAPTLFDHASVQQRARVLPSMASGEVIWAQAWSEPESGSDLASLRSRAVRTDGGWLLSGQKTWSSRAAFADRAFGIFRTDPDAARPHQGLTYLMFDLRAPGVTVRPIGRLDGKPAFAELFLDRVFVPDEDVIGEPGQGWRIAMSTTGNERGLTLRSPGRFLAAADRLVGLWQEQGDPADTALRDRVADAVVGARAYELFTWANAARFAAGETIGAESSLNKVFWSQYDIALHETALDLLGADAELADGAWAEPWVFSLAGPIYAGTNEIQRDIIAERLLGLPKGRR from the coding sequence ATGGAACTCACGCACACGGCGGACGTGGAGGCCTTCCGGGCCGAGGCCCGGGACTGGCTCCGCGCCCACGTCCCGGCCCGGCCGCTGCCCTCCTTGGAGACCGCGGAGGGATTCGCGGCGCACCGGGAGTGGGAGGCGGTGCTGCACGCGGAGCGCTGGTCGGTGGTCTCGTGGCCCGAGGAGTACGGGGGCCGGGGCGTCGACATCGTGAAGTGGCTGGTGTTCGAGGAGGAGTACTGGGCTGCGGGCGCGCCCGGCCGGGTCTCGCAGAACGGCATCAACCTCCTCGCCCCCACCCTCTTCGACCACGCGAGCGTGCAGCAGCGGGCGCGCGTGCTGCCGTCGATGGCGAGCGGCGAGGTGATCTGGGCGCAGGCCTGGTCGGAGCCGGAGTCCGGGTCCGACCTGGCCTCGCTGCGGTCGCGGGCGGTCCGCACGGACGGCGGCTGGCTGCTGTCCGGGCAGAAGACCTGGTCCTCGCGGGCGGCCTTCGCGGACCGCGCCTTCGGGATCTTCCGCACCGACCCGGACGCCGCGCGGCCGCACCAGGGGCTGACGTACCTGATGTTCGACCTGCGGGCGCCGGGTGTGACGGTGCGGCCCATCGGCCGCCTCGACGGCAAGCCGGCCTTCGCGGAGCTCTTCCTGGACCGGGTCTTCGTACCGGACGAGGACGTCATCGGGGAGCCGGGACAGGGCTGGCGGATCGCCATGTCGACCACCGGCAACGAGCGCGGGCTGACCCTGCGCTCCCCCGGCCGGTTCCTGGCGGCGGCGGACCGGCTGGTCGGGCTGTGGCAGGAGCAGGGGGACCCCGCCGACACCGCGCTGCGGGACCGGGTGGCGGACGCGGTGGTCGGCGCGCGCGCGTACGAGCTGTTCACCTGGGCGAACGCCGCCCGTTTCGCGGCGGGCGAGACGATCGGCGCGGAGTCCAGCCTGAACAAGGTGTTCTGGTCGCAGTACGACATCGCCCTGCACGAGACGGCGCTGGACCTGCTGGGCGCGGACGCGGAGCTCGCGGACGGCGCGTGGGCCGAGCCGTGGGTGTTCTCCCTGGCCGGGCCGATCTACGCGGGGACGAACGAGATCCAGCGCGACATCATCGCCGAGCGGCTGCTCGGCCTCCCGAAGGGCCGCCGCTGA
- a CDS encoding SDR family oxidoreductase: MKTPGYVPGHGLLKDRTAVVTAAAGAGIGGATARRLLEEGARIVIGDAHARRLKETEEALAAEFGADRVTSHPCDVTDEDQVQALFAHAEHTHGRLDIVVNNAGLGGTAALVDMTDAQWSRVLDVTLNGTFRCTRAALRSLKASGGGGVVVNNASVIGWRAQTGQAHYAAAKAGVMALTRCAALEAAEFGVRVNAVAPSLAMHPHLVKVTSEELLAELTAREAFGRYAEPWEVANVIVFLASAYSSYMTGETVSVSSQHA, encoded by the coding sequence GTGAAAACCCCCGGCTATGTCCCCGGGCACGGACTGCTGAAGGACCGCACCGCCGTCGTCACCGCCGCCGCCGGGGCCGGGATCGGCGGAGCCACCGCCCGCCGCCTCCTGGAGGAGGGCGCCCGCATCGTCATCGGCGACGCCCACGCCCGCCGCCTGAAGGAGACCGAGGAGGCCCTCGCCGCCGAGTTCGGGGCCGACCGCGTCACCTCGCACCCCTGCGACGTCACCGACGAGGACCAGGTCCAGGCCCTCTTCGCACACGCCGAACACACCCACGGCCGCCTCGACATCGTCGTCAACAACGCCGGCCTCGGCGGCACCGCCGCCCTCGTCGACATGACCGACGCCCAGTGGTCCCGCGTCCTCGACGTCACCCTGAACGGAACCTTCCGCTGCACCCGCGCCGCCCTGCGCTCCCTCAAGGCCTCCGGCGGCGGCGGAGTGGTCGTCAACAACGCCTCCGTCATCGGCTGGCGCGCCCAGACCGGCCAGGCCCACTACGCCGCCGCCAAGGCCGGGGTGATGGCACTGACCCGCTGCGCGGCCCTGGAGGCCGCGGAGTTCGGCGTACGCGTCAACGCGGTCGCCCCGAGCCTGGCCATGCACCCGCACCTGGTGAAGGTCACCAGCGAGGAGCTCCTGGCCGAACTCACCGCCCGCGAGGCCTTCGGCCGGTACGCCGAACCCTGGGAGGTCGCCAACGTCATCGTCTTCCTGGCCAGCGCCTACTCGTCGTACATGACCGGCGAGACGGTGTCGGTCAGCAGCCAGCACGCCTAG
- a CDS encoding TetR/AcrR family transcriptional regulator: MPTNKPTVKKKPQVTASPERRRELLDTAAEVFAAQGYNATTVRKIADAAGMLAGSLYYHFDSKESMLDEILSAFLTELWDGYDSVLAAGLGPRETIEALVTESFREIDRHRAAVAIYQKESRTLSAQPRFHYLSDSQQKFEKAWLGTLERGVEAKVFRADLDIRLTYRFVRDTVWVAASWYRPGGQHSPEEIARQYLSMVLDGIALRPT; encoded by the coding sequence GTGCCAACGAACAAGCCGACAGTCAAGAAGAAGCCGCAGGTGACGGCCTCCCCCGAACGGCGTCGTGAACTCCTCGACACCGCCGCCGAGGTCTTCGCCGCGCAGGGCTACAACGCCACCACCGTCCGCAAGATCGCCGACGCCGCCGGCATGCTCGCCGGCAGCCTCTACTACCACTTCGATTCCAAGGAATCGATGCTCGACGAGATCCTCTCGGCCTTCCTGACCGAACTGTGGGACGGATACGACAGCGTCCTCGCCGCCGGCCTCGGCCCCAGGGAGACCATCGAAGCCCTCGTCACCGAGTCCTTCCGGGAGATCGACCGGCACCGCGCCGCCGTCGCCATCTACCAGAAGGAGTCCCGCACCCTCTCCGCCCAGCCCCGCTTCCACTACCTGTCCGACTCGCAGCAGAAGTTCGAGAAGGCCTGGCTGGGGACGCTGGAACGGGGCGTCGAGGCCAAGGTCTTCCGCGCCGACCTCGACATCCGCCTCACCTACCGCTTCGTGCGCGACACGGTGTGGGTGGCGGCCTCCTGGTACCGGCCGGGCGGACAGCACAGCCCCGAGGAGATCGCCCGCCAGTACCTGTCGATGGTGCTGGACGGGATCGCACTGCGCCCCACCTGA
- a CDS encoding acetyl-CoA C-acetyltransferase: MPEAYIVDAVRTPVGRRGGGLSAVHPADLGAHVLKALIERSGVDPAAVEDVVFGCLDTVGPQAGDIARTAWLAAGLPEEVPGVTVDRQCGSSQQAVHFAAQGVLSGTQDLVVAGGTQNMSMIPIAFASRQAAQPLGLDEGPYAGSAGWRARYGDAPVNQFHGAQLIAQKWGITRQDMEEFALRSHRRAIRAIDEGRFARETVAYGDVGVDEGPRRDTTAQKMAALKPVVEGGTITAAVSSQVSDGAAAMLIASERAVREHGLRPRARIHHLSVRGEDPIRMLSAPIPATAHALTKTGMSLADIDLVEINEAFAPVVLAWLKETGADPERVNVNGGAIALGHPLGATGVKLMTTLLHELERTGGRFGLQTMCEGGGQANVTIIERL; the protein is encoded by the coding sequence ATGCCCGAGGCCTACATAGTCGATGCGGTACGCACGCCCGTCGGGCGGCGCGGAGGCGGCCTGTCCGCCGTCCACCCGGCCGACCTGGGCGCACACGTCCTGAAGGCACTGATCGAGCGGTCCGGGGTGGACCCGGCCGCCGTGGAGGACGTGGTGTTCGGCTGCCTCGACACGGTGGGGCCGCAGGCGGGGGACATCGCCCGGACGGCCTGGCTGGCGGCCGGCCTGCCCGAGGAGGTGCCCGGGGTCACCGTCGACCGCCAGTGCGGGTCCTCGCAGCAGGCGGTGCACTTCGCGGCGCAGGGAGTCCTGTCCGGCACCCAGGACCTGGTGGTCGCGGGCGGCACCCAGAACATGTCGATGATCCCGATCGCCTTCGCCTCGCGGCAGGCGGCGCAGCCGCTGGGGCTCGACGAGGGACCGTACGCGGGCTCGGCGGGCTGGCGCGCCCGGTACGGCGACGCCCCGGTCAACCAGTTCCACGGCGCGCAGCTCATCGCGCAGAAGTGGGGGATCACCCGGCAGGACATGGAGGAGTTCGCGCTCCGCTCCCACCGGCGGGCGATCCGGGCCATCGACGAGGGCCGCTTCGCGCGCGAGACGGTGGCGTACGGGGACGTGGGCGTGGACGAGGGCCCGCGCCGGGACACGACGGCGCAGAAGATGGCCGCCCTCAAGCCGGTCGTCGAGGGCGGCACCATCACCGCGGCCGTCTCCTCCCAGGTGTCCGACGGCGCGGCGGCCATGCTGATCGCCTCCGAGCGGGCGGTACGGGAACACGGCCTGCGGCCCCGCGCCCGCATCCACCACCTCTCGGTACGTGGCGAGGACCCGATCCGGATGCTGTCCGCGCCGATCCCGGCCACCGCCCACGCGCTGACGAAGACCGGCATGTCACTGGCCGACATCGACCTCGTGGAGATCAACGAGGCGTTCGCGCCGGTGGTGCTCGCCTGGCTGAAGGAGACCGGAGCCGACCCCGAGCGGGTCAACGTCAACGGCGGCGCGATCGCGCTCGGCCACCCGCTGGGCGCCACCGGGGTGAAGCTGATGACCACCCTCCTGCACGAACTGGAGCGCACCGGAGGCCGCTTCGGCCTCCAGACCATGTGCGAGGGCGGCGGCCAGGCCAACGTCACCATCATCGAGCGGCTCTAG
- a CDS encoding SIMPL domain-containing protein produces the protein MAAIKEPWGLSVLGAGSVSAEPRLAHVDLAVDLLAPTPKAAYAEAGAAVTRLREVLREHGVPDSDVSGSRLQLTSQYKGYGAERSFLGYACVATYTVRTEALAGLELLIEDAVTAGANRVDAVRFEVDDKPAMRDEARRRAVAAARRKAEVYAEACGLRLGPVIHIEDVDPESVGGHSHGRRTGGDPEDDGAFTPGSVRVEAAVLLGFGLLPE, from the coding sequence ATGGCAGCGATCAAGGAGCCCTGGGGGCTCAGTGTGCTCGGCGCGGGCAGCGTGTCTGCCGAACCCCGTCTCGCGCACGTGGACCTGGCGGTCGATCTCCTCGCCCCGACGCCGAAGGCGGCCTACGCCGAGGCCGGCGCGGCGGTGACGCGGCTGCGGGAGGTGCTGCGCGAGCACGGCGTACCGGACTCGGACGTGTCCGGCTCGCGCCTGCAGCTCACCTCGCAGTACAAGGGGTACGGCGCGGAGCGGTCCTTCCTCGGCTACGCCTGCGTGGCCACCTACACGGTGCGGACGGAGGCCCTGGCCGGGCTGGAGCTGCTGATCGAGGACGCGGTCACGGCCGGCGCGAACCGTGTCGACGCCGTGCGGTTCGAGGTGGACGACAAGCCCGCGATGCGGGACGAGGCCCGGCGCCGGGCGGTGGCGGCCGCCCGGCGCAAGGCCGAGGTGTACGCCGAGGCGTGCGGGCTGCGGCTGGGGCCGGTCATCCACATCGAGGACGTGGACCCCGAGTCGGTGGGCGGCCACAGCCACGGCCGCCGCACGGGCGGGGATCCGGAGGACGACGGCGCCTTCACCCCGGGCTCGGTGCGCGTCGAAGCGGCCGTACTGCTCGGCTTCGGCCTGCTCCCGGAGTGA
- a CDS encoding cold-shock protein — protein sequence MAQGTVKWFNSEKGFGFIEQDGGGPDVFAHYSNIATQGFRELQEGQRVSFDVTQGQKGPQAENIVPA from the coding sequence ATGGCACAAGGCACCGTGAAGTGGTTCAACTCGGAAAAGGGCTTCGGCTTCATCGAGCAGGACGGTGGCGGCCCGGACGTCTTCGCCCACTACTCGAACATCGCCACCCAGGGCTTCCGTGAGCTCCAGGAGGGCCAGCGCGTGTCCTTCGACGTGACGCAGGGCCAGAAGGGCCCCCAGGCGGAGAACATCGTTCCCGCCTAA
- a CDS encoding DEAD/DEAH box helicase, with translation MTSSSSARPSRRPTRGRGAAQGRPKSGAGRQKSAPVARPQEFTMPEPIAPALPPVDAFADMDMPEALLKTLAAQGVTEPFPIQAATLPNSLAGRDLLGRGRTGSGKTLAFGLALLARTAGRRAQPKAPLALVLVPTRELAQQVTDALAPYATAVNLRIATVVGGMSINRQSGALRRGAEVLVATPGRLKDLIDRGDADLSQVSITVLDEADQMTDMGFMPQVTALLKQVEAGGQRMLFSATLDKNIDKLVKMFLTDPVGHSVDPSAGAVTTMEHHVLYVMDETDKKAVATRIAARDGRVIMFVDTKRGVDRMVKKLLADGVRASGLHGGRSQPQRNRTLDWFKTGEVTALVATNVAARGIHIDDLDLVVNVDPPTDHKDYLHRGGRTARAGESGSVVTLVLPDQKRDMTRLMSDAGISPRTAQIKSSDAELARLTGAKEPSGIPVVLDVPQPTAPKPRSGSAAGSGSRRRSGGGPRTGSATGGAPAAGGRGRRSGGGASGQAPAASGSGQARRGGQGGSASAGGSGERGRRGTGGGGAAAASARSRVGTGGQGRRRAV, from the coding sequence ATGACCAGCTCCAGCTCCGCACGACCCAGCCGCCGCCCCACCCGGGGTCGAGGTGCGGCCCAGGGGCGTCCGAAGTCTGGCGCGGGACGGCAGAAGTCCGCCCCCGTGGCCCGACCCCAGGAATTCACCATGCCCGAGCCGATCGCCCCGGCGCTGCCGCCGGTCGACGCGTTCGCGGACATGGACATGCCCGAGGCGCTGCTGAAGACCCTCGCCGCCCAGGGCGTCACCGAGCCGTTCCCGATCCAGGCCGCGACGCTGCCGAACTCCCTCGCCGGCCGTGACCTGCTCGGCCGCGGCCGCACCGGCTCCGGCAAGACGCTGGCCTTCGGCCTGGCGCTGCTCGCCCGTACCGCCGGCCGCCGCGCGCAGCCGAAGGCGCCGCTCGCGCTGGTCCTCGTACCGACCCGTGAGCTCGCGCAGCAGGTCACCGACGCCCTGGCCCCGTACGCCACGGCCGTCAACCTGCGCATCGCGACCGTCGTCGGCGGCATGTCGATCAACCGGCAGTCCGGCGCCCTGCGCCGCGGCGCCGAGGTGCTCGTCGCCACCCCCGGCCGTCTGAAGGACCTCATCGACCGCGGTGACGCCGACCTCTCGCAGGTCTCCATCACCGTCCTCGACGAGGCCGACCAGATGACCGACATGGGCTTCATGCCGCAGGTCACGGCGCTGCTCAAGCAGGTCGAGGCGGGCGGCCAGCGGATGCTGTTCTCGGCGACGCTGGACAAGAACATCGACAAGCTCGTCAAGATGTTCCTGACCGACCCGGTCGGCCACTCCGTCGACCCGTCGGCCGGTGCGGTCACCACCATGGAGCACCACGTCCTGTACGTCATGGACGAGACCGACAAGAAGGCCGTGGCCACGCGTATAGCCGCTCGCGACGGCCGGGTGATCATGTTCGTCGACACCAAGCGCGGGGTCGACCGCATGGTCAAGAAGCTCCTCGCCGACGGCGTACGCGCCTCCGGCCTGCACGGCGGCCGCTCCCAGCCGCAGCGCAACCGCACCCTCGACTGGTTCAAGACGGGCGAGGTCACCGCGCTGGTCGCCACCAACGTCGCGGCGCGCGGCATCCACATCGACGACCTCGACCTCGTCGTCAACGTGGACCCGCCCACCGACCACAAGGACTACCTGCACCGCGGCGGCCGTACCGCCCGTGCCGGCGAGTCCGGCAGCGTGGTCACCCTGGTGCTCCCCGACCAGAAGCGCGACATGACCCGTCTGATGTCGGACGCCGGGATCTCCCCGCGCACCGCGCAGATCAAGTCCTCCGACGCGGAACTGGCCCGCCTGACCGGCGCCAAGGAGCCCTCGGGCATCCCGGTGGTGCTGGACGTGCCGCAGCCGACCGCGCCCAAGCCGCGCTCCGGCTCCGCTGCGGGCTCCGGCTCGCGCCGCCGCTCCGGCGGCGGGCCGCGCACCGGCTCCGCGACCGGCGGCGCTCCGGCGGCCGGCGGCCGCGGCCGCCGTTCCGGCGGGGGTGCCTCCGGGCAGGCCCCGGCGGCCTCCGGCTCGGGCCAGGCCCGTCGCGGTGGCCAGGGCGGCAGCGCTTCTGCCGGCGGCTCCGGCGAGCGCGGCCGACGCGGGACGGGCGGCGGTGGCGCCGCCGCGGCCTCCGCGCGCAGCCGGGTCGGCACCGGCGGCCAGGGCCGCCGCCGCGCGGTCTGA
- a CDS encoding tyrosine-protein phosphatase has translation MSRARIRLTTAAAAAALAVGILPASAYAATAPGAGVGARHHQQQAETIRQIPLQGAVNLRDIGGYRTWTGGQVRQGLVYRSDALSKLTAADVTTVAGLGLKKVVDFRIPMELQYDGADRLPSGLSPTSRPVSDLGLYGTLVGAIGSGDPVTQEQMLGGGRAEAYMRDIYRTFVTSPENRAQFAATLREIADGRQGPVLYHCTSGKDRTGWMSYVLLRALAVPEDTAERDYLASNTFRAAYDAQVRAGLRQSGRMQNPDLLIPLQEVRRDYLDSATAQMEADYGSFYGYLTQGLGLDLRTLAKLQDRMVR, from the coding sequence ATGAGCCGTGCCAGAATCCGCCTGACGACCGCGGCGGCCGCCGCCGCCCTCGCCGTCGGGATCCTGCCCGCCTCCGCGTACGCGGCGACGGCACCCGGAGCCGGGGTCGGCGCCCGGCACCACCAGCAGCAGGCCGAAACGATCCGCCAGATCCCCCTCCAGGGCGCCGTCAACCTCCGGGACATCGGCGGCTACCGCACCTGGACGGGAGGCCAGGTCCGCCAGGGCCTGGTCTACCGTTCCGACGCACTGAGCAAGCTGACCGCAGCGGACGTCACCACCGTCGCCGGTCTGGGCCTCAAGAAGGTCGTCGATTTCCGCATTCCGATGGAGCTCCAGTACGACGGCGCCGACCGGCTGCCGTCCGGGCTCTCCCCCACCTCGCGCCCGGTCAGCGACCTCGGCCTCTACGGCACCCTCGTCGGCGCGATCGGCAGCGGCGATCCCGTCACCCAGGAGCAGATGCTCGGCGGCGGCCGCGCCGAGGCCTACATGCGCGACATCTACCGCACCTTCGTGACCAGCCCCGAGAACCGGGCGCAGTTCGCGGCGACGCTGCGGGAGATCGCCGACGGCCGGCAGGGCCCGGTCCTGTACCACTGCACGTCCGGCAAGGACCGGACGGGCTGGATGAGCTACGTCCTGCTGCGCGCCCTGGCCGTCCCCGAGGACACCGCGGAGCGCGACTACCTGGCGTCGAACACCTTCCGCGCCGCCTACGACGCGCAGGTGCGGGCGGGCCTGCGGCAGTCGGGCCGGATGCAGAACCCGGACCTGCTGATCCCGCTCCAGGAGGTCCGCCGGGACTACCTGGACTCGGCGACGGCGCAGATGGAGGCCGACTACGGCAGCTTCTACGGCTATCTGACGCAGGGCCTCGGCCTGGACCTGCGGACGCTGGCGAAGCTGCAGGACCGGATGGTCCGGTAG
- a CDS encoding NAD(P)H-dependent flavin oxidoreductase — protein sequence MRTAFTELVGVEHPVVQTGMGWVAGPRLVSAAANAGALGILASATMTLEQLRSAVREVKSRTPEGTPFGVNLRADAGDAAERARLIIDEGVRVASFALAPSKELIARLRDAGVVVIPSIGARRHAEKVAAWGADAVIVQGGEGGGHTGDVATTVLLPQVVDAVDIPVIAAGGFGDGRGLVAALAYGAAGIAMGTRFLLTSDSTVPDAVKDEYLRATVKDVTVTTAVDGLPHRMLRTELVDSLERAGRTRALVRAVRHAAGFRKLSGLSWPQMVRDGLTMKHGKDLSWSQVLLAANTPMLLKASMVEGRTDLGVMASGQIAGVIDDLPSCAELVSRVMAEAHQALEALEALHSLRTLPPPG from the coding sequence ATACGGACGGCCTTCACCGAGCTGGTCGGGGTCGAGCACCCGGTCGTGCAGACGGGCATGGGCTGGGTCGCCGGCCCCCGCCTGGTCTCGGCCGCGGCCAATGCGGGGGCGCTGGGGATCCTGGCCTCGGCCACGATGACCCTGGAGCAGCTGCGTTCGGCGGTCCGCGAGGTGAAGTCCCGTACGCCGGAAGGGACGCCCTTCGGGGTCAATCTGCGGGCGGACGCCGGGGACGCGGCCGAGCGCGCCCGGTTGATCATCGACGAGGGGGTGCGGGTCGCCTCGTTCGCGCTCGCGCCGTCCAAGGAGCTGATCGCGCGCCTGCGGGACGCGGGCGTGGTGGTCATCCCGTCGATCGGGGCCCGGCGGCACGCCGAGAAGGTGGCCGCGTGGGGTGCCGACGCGGTGATCGTGCAGGGCGGTGAGGGCGGCGGGCACACGGGGGACGTGGCCACGACGGTGCTGCTGCCGCAGGTGGTGGACGCCGTGGACATCCCGGTGATCGCGGCGGGCGGCTTCGGCGACGGGCGCGGTCTGGTCGCCGCACTCGCCTACGGGGCCGCCGGCATCGCCATGGGCACCCGCTTCCTGCTGACCTCGGACTCCACCGTCCCGGACGCCGTGAAGGACGAGTACCTGCGGGCCACGGTCAAGGACGTCACCGTCACCACGGCCGTGGACGGGCTGCCGCACCGCATGCTCCGTACGGAGCTGGTCGACTCGCTGGAGCGGGCGGGCCGCACCCGGGCCCTGGTGCGGGCGGTGCGGCACGCCGCGGGCTTCCGCAAGCTGTCCGGTCTGAGCTGGCCGCAGATGGTCCGCGACGGCCTCACGATGAAACACGGCAAGGACCTGTCCTGGAGCCAGGTGCTGCTCGCCGCGAACACCCCGATGCTCCTCAAGGCGTCCATGGTCGAGGGCCGTACGGACCTCGGCGTCATGGCATCGGGCCAGATCGCGGGGGTGATCGACGACCTCCCGTCCTGTGCGGAGCTCGTCTCCCGCGTCATGGCCGAGGCACACCAGGCACTCGAAGCACTCGAAGCCCTGCACTCGCTCCGCACCCTGCCACCACCAGGGTGA